Genomic window (Salvelinus fontinalis isolate EN_2023a chromosome 3, ASM2944872v1, whole genome shotgun sequence):
gcttcgtaaacaacaggtgtagactaacagtgaaatgcttacttaatggttattttccaacaatgcagagttaaagataatatatatatacatatattataaCCAGAAATATACAATTTCGATGCTTATAATGATGCACAACATTCTGCCCATTAACAGCTGACAAAGAACGGAAAAACTGAAAGTTGAGATAATGTGTTCATGGCATATTTCAGTACATAGGACAGTGAATATGTCTATTGTAGACTCAGGAAATGCAGAATGTTTCTGTTGATGGACCAGCAAACAGTTGCTCAGGTATGGGTACACATTCTAAAAGGGTCTAAAGCCCACATGACAGTGTGGTGTCATCATAATAGTATGATTAAAGGTGATAATCAGCAAGAACATTTCTGTTATCAGGTTGCAACTGTGCTATTCTTGTTCTTTTATCTATTCAAACATTTGAACAATCCATCTATTCCCAGTTCCATCAACCATGACTGTATTTGCTTTAATGTGTAAACATAGAAGCAAATATGTGTTTGTATTCCAAATGTCTCAGAGGTAAACATCAGAATAGGTATATAAGGTGAAAAGAGGCCCTAGTCCAACCATATCAATGTCCAAGGTATATCTGGTGAGTACAACAATTCGTTTTCAATAAATAAGATATCAGAGGAGATTATATTTAGGTTGGGTATCTCTATTAATTTATACACAAGTAAAAAATATGTCACATTGTGCCATAGGAATGCTTTGGGTAAAAGCATCACAATATACAGTGCTTTAAAATGTTGTTACTTTGTATTTGGTGAGTTCTCTCTACGAAGCTCAAACAGCCATCCATTATGCTACTGAAGAGAAACACCGGTCTCATGATACTGATGCTGTGTACTCTGGCTCTGTGGGCCAAGTCAGTCAGTGCAGGCTCCAGCTTCCTCAGCCCCTCCCAGAAACCACAGGTAAGACAGGTAAGGTGTAGCagacgtgtgtgtttgtgagtaagGTTTATGAATTGTGTGTAAAATGTGTGTGAGTAATGTTATAGTAAATGTGTGAATAAGGTAGTGTGTGACTCACTGTCGTGGCCTGGCCCTGCAGGGTAAAGGGAAGCCCCCTCGAGTTGGTCGGCGAGACATTGAGAGCTTTGCTGAGCTGTTTGAGGGTCCCCTTCACCAGGAAGACAAACACAATACGGTAAGTGACACAAAGAAGGTTGCTGATGCACATGGATATACCTCTAACAAATAGCTCTACAAATCCAACACTGCTGCTGAATCCAAATCAACCCAATGCCCCTACCATCCACCCAGCCTCTCACTGTTTccacctgttatagacccccgtcagctcccagctgtgtcctggacaccatatgtgaattgattgcccctcatctatcttcagagtttgttgtGTTagttgacctaaactgggatatgcttaacaccccggcagtcctacaatctaagctagacgccctcaatctcacacaaattatcaaggaacccaccaggtgcAACccaaaatccgtaaacatgggcaccctcatagataatATCCTGACTAaattgccctccaaatacacctctgctgttttcaatcaggatctcagcgatcactgcctcattgcctgcatccactATGGGACAGCGGTCaaagaccacccctcatcactgtcaaacgctccctaaaacacttctgcgagcaggcctttctaatcgacctcgtcccgtcagtcgaggatgcctggtcgttctttaaaagtaatttcctcaccatcttaaataagcaagtccctttcaaaaaatgtagaactaggaacagatatagcccctggttcactccagacctgactgccctcgaccagcacaaaaacatcctgtggcggactgcaatagcatcgaattgtccccgcgatatgcaaatgttcagggaagtcaggaaccaatacacgcagtccgtcaggaaagcaaaggctagctttttcaaacagaaatgtgcatcctgtagctctaactccaaaaagttttgggacactgtaaagtccatggagaacaagagcacctcctcccagctgcccactgcactgaggctaggtaacactgtcaccaccaataaatccacgacAATCGCGAATTTTAATAAGCattttctctacggctggccatgctttcctcctggctaccccgaTCCCGAccaacagtaacccccccccccccccccacacgctcaaggtactaaactaaatcataaccgccatcgcTAAAGGATTGTACTGAGCAGCCGTCTTCATcggcctggccaaggctttcaactctgtcaatcaccgtattcttatcggcagactcaacagccttggtttctcaaataactgtgtcgcctggttcaccaactacttctcagacagagttcagtgtgtcaaatcggagtgcCTGTTGTCCTGACCTCTGGCAagctctatgggggtaccacatgcttcaattctcgggccgactcttatctctgtatatatcaacgacgtcgctcttgctgtgggtgactccctgatccacctctacgcagagtACACCATTCtgcatacatctggcccttctttggacactgtgttaacaaaccttcaaacgagcttcaatgctctacaacactccttccgtggcctccaactgctcttaaacgctagtaaaactaaatgcatgcctttcaaccgatcgctgcccgcacccgcccgcccgactagcatcactactctggacggttctgacttagaatatgtggacaactacaaatacctaggtgtctggctagactgtaaactctccttccagactcatattaaacatttccaatccaaaatcaaatctagaatcagctttctattccgcaacaaagcctccttcactcacgccgccaaacataccctagtaaaactgactatcctactgatcctcgacttcggcaatgtcatttacaaaatagcctccaatactctactcagcaaactgttaatttgctgaattgtaattacttgctactatggcctatttattgccttacctcctcacgccatttgcacacactgtatgtagacttTCTTTTTGAtcaattgtgttattgactgtacgcttgtttattccatgtgtaactctgtgttgttgttcgtgtcgcactgctttgctttatcttggccaggttgcagttgtaaatgagaacttgttctcaactagtctacctggttaaataaaggtgacatttAAAAAAGGGTCTAAAATGGCTTTATTAACATATTGCTTATCCCTATCTGTTGCTTTCAAAACCACCAAACATGCCAAGGGATGTTAAGGGCTAGGTTTAATTTGGATACTGATCAGCTCTGCCTGTTCTCAGATCAAGGCTCCTTTTGAGATGGGCATCACCATGAGTGAGGAGGAGTTCCAGGAGTATGGTGCCCTGCTGCAGAAGATCCTGCAGGACGTCCTGGGAGACACTGCCACTGCAGGTGCCCTGCGATGACATTTGAACTTACATACAGCACTACTACTCTAGTTGGATAGagacagtggcgattttagcctgtaaatcttggtggggcaaactcaactTTTTATTTAATGCataccagcaaagccactacacacaacactaaacaagacattaattgcactataacggtgacaaacggtgtccacaaactgttagggcctacataaagctgtcccaatagcagagtcccaacagcagtcccaacaccttaccactgctacacctggttatcagctgaGCCTTGTCTGTCagcaaaacagttaattcagcctcatttgctACATATTTTAAAAAGaacagctgatatggctgacttgcttaaacaaatgtggtttctactgacaattgagatgtacataCTATAATACAAGAGAACGGATCAGAGgtaatccgtaatttcgattaagacattaatgagcgagctaagacAGACTTGGTCAACATAACTATCTGTTcagtattttttaaatgtacagcaacagaattcagaacaatTGTCCAGTGGCTGTGTTCTTTTgcacatcttaatcttttatttttatcggcgagtctgagatatggctttttctttgcaactctgcctagaaggccagcatcccagagttgcctcttcactgttgatgttgagactggtgttttgcaggtattatttaatgaagctgccagttgaggacttgtgaggcatctgtttctcaaactagacactgtaatGTACTAGTCCTCATGCTCAGTTGTGAACCGGGGCCTCCCACACCTCTTTCTTTTCTGGTTAAAGTCAgtctgcgctgttctgtgaagggagtagtatacagcattgaccgagatcttcagtttcgttgaaatttctcacatggaatagactgacgagtttcagaagaaagttctttgtttctggacattttgagcctgtaatcgaacccacaaatgctgatgctccagatactcaactagtctaaagaaggccagttttattgcttctttaaatcggaaaacaacagttttcagctgtgctaacaattgcaaaagagttttctaatgatcaattagccttttaaaatgataaacttggattagctaatgcaacgtgccattagaacacagatggttgctgataatgtacgcctatgtagatatccaTTTTTAAAAATCTGCCGTGTCCAGCTACaagtcatttacaaaattaactgtctacactgtatttctgataaatgtgatgttattttaatggacaaaatgtttgcttgaacagtagtgtatattcaTTTTTTTGCTCaaagccccacctgccctgaatgacaggttgccactggatACACTGCCTGTTCATGATGGTAGCTATAACAATTCATTAGCACATATTTGGAATTAACCATATTTGGAGCCAAAGAACAGTCATCTGCCAAATCTAaaccatcagacagacagcagagtgCATTAAATGTTCCAGAGCAGCATTGTTTAAAATCATGTTTCTGTGTTTCAGAATGATCACAACTTGGCATAGACACGGAACACAAAGAACCTCCCATTTCCTGTTCTCCAACTTGCTTTTCTCAATTTGTCTTATACCTGATTTACTATGTGAACATCATTTGAATTGTAAAAGATGAATAAAATAACACTGCTTCATTACTCCCTGGGTCATGTTGGGTATTTGAACAGATCTCTCATCCTTATCTTCAAAGAGTTCTCTAGTAAAAAGACTTTCTTAGATTGCGGCTCATAATGGCAAAAAATCTGAATTTGAGCGTCAGGAGAATATGAAACAGCCCATCGATCTCACTAAATCTGCCAGAAATAATTATTCTTATAAATCCCCTCAGCTGTTTCCTGCAAGTATAACTCATTTGTTCTGGTCAGATTACAGTCACAGTGCAGTGAATAGGACGCTTGACATAACCCTGTGAAACATGCTAAATTATGACCATGTATTCATTGAAGGAAAGAACCCTCCTCTCTTTGTGTCTTGTTTAATATCTGTTTCAGTTCAGCTGAAGAGGCTGCTACTCAGACCTGGGGAACTAGGGCACCTCTGGCAGTGTGCTGTGGGCCACGTGTGTTTTATTAGAAGGCCTCGTCTCTACCTCCAGGCTGCCCTTCCTACATGAGTGTACTCGCATATCCGGACCTATATACAAACAGGCTCAAGTAGAACACAAAACAGTTACATGGGAGACGTGTGTCCATGAATAACTCAAAATCATTCAGTTCAATAGAGGCACTTAGGTACCATTCACACATTGAACCCATTGTCCTAGCCGCTTTTCCACCTTGATCTGGTGTGATGATAGTGTCTCTCTGGATGTGTCACTGGGTAGTCCTGTCAATCATTCTCAAATGGAAATGCTGAAGCTAAACTCTCTTAACCCATCTCTGACTGCTCACAGGAAGTGGCTAATGGACAGACCACTCAACCATTTCATGTCTCTATTAAATCTGGAACTAAAATCAACCTTATTTCTCCCTAACGCCAGAGATGTTCAGCCTGGTTCCCCCATACAAAACACTACAGAAATCTGTATAAGACAAGGCCCTATATGGACATTCAACTCAGTTTCCCTCTAGTCTATACAACCCCCTGCAAACCCTTTACACACTTAACATCTTTCCTTAGTGTATCAGACTTGAAGCATACACAATTCCTTCCCATCAAACTACACATAAAAACTGACACCAGTGGAACTAAGGTATAACTTCAAGAGTCAAGTATTAACCTTTAAAAAAAGGCCTCTGCACATAACAGGCTTGTAATACCATTACCAACCACTGAACACCAGCACCCTCAGAGGTATTTACCTGTTGAGAGTAAATTGGCCTAATGCAGCAGACTCCATGTTCTTGATAGGAGAGGAGTTTAATGAGGGGCGCTGGAGAAAGAGCTGTATTCAAAGGACCAAAGTGCTCATGTATCAATTCACATAAAAATCAGGAGAAAGTAAAAATTAGCTTTTAATTGAGTAAATAACAGCCTTCGATAGTGAGGAAGGAACCAGGAAGGGAAGGCTTCTACATCGACTAAATCAAAACCAAACCATTTCACAAGTCAGCAAAACAACACATGCAGACAGGAGGAAAAGAAATAAACACCAAAATTAAACGAATTAAAGCTTCCGTCAAATctaataaaaaaatatgtaaaaataaaataGGATTTGGATTCCAGTCGATGCATATGGAGCCTTATGTTCAGGGTGAGATCATAGTTGCTGAAACCATTGGGATCTTTTAGAACAGAGTGAAGCTCAAACGGAGCATTTCATGCTCCTAATGTCTGCTAGCCTGTTTCAGACTTAACTCCTAAAACTATGCAAGGGCTTGGGGCCAGCTAAAACAAAGCTTCACAACTACATCCTTTTTCCCTCTTACCTtatatacatttttctgcaaTGCGTCAACTACCAAGACGTTGAATGCCACAGGCAGCAAACAAAACCAGTTTGGAAAACATAGTTGATTTATTCTATATATTGTTTTACGATTATTATTTAATGTGAACCTTCGATAACACAATTCTCTCCTCCATGAGGCTGCCTATGTTTGAGGAGACCGAGTGTGTGTCAGGTCACTACGACAGCTACACCTTGTACTTTCCATGCCTACAAGGGTGCTAGTCATGGCCTCCGTGGTGACCTTCCCTGTCGTCGTGGTCATATGCCGTAGAGCTGGGTGGTGTTGCGTCGGATCGTGGTGAGCACCGTGGTGATGCTTTCTCCCTTCAGAAGGCTGATCTCACGCAGGGTGTGAATACCCATGCCTGGGTGGGCAAACCTACAGACATCTTTACTAACCTACCGGTACACAGAGAACAAAAATTATTTAcatacatgcactgtcaaccttaAACTTTCACCTGTATACGCCTAGCTTGTGAATCGGTGCCCGTCGAACCACCCTCCCAAATGTGTGTTGtcgtgtggtgtttgtgtgtacctGTCGGGGCAGGAAATAGGGTGCGTCTGTCTCCAGGAGGATGCGGTCGAGGGGGATCTTGCGGATCGCGTCACGTGCCTCGTATGCACTAGGGTAGGTGATGAGAGCCGTGAAGCCCACACACAGGTTGGGAAACTCCTTCAGCAAGGGCTCGATCACCGGGTAACTGTTGGTGAAACAGTGTCTGTGGAAAAGAAAGGCAAATGTAAGTCTAAGTTTAAGAAACATTCCTTGTGCcttgtaattctgttaccaaaaaaatatgttttaagacATGCTCCAGTACTTTGGCGACTagtaagtatatattttttttacctccCACTTTAGGCTGGATGTTACAATGTGTAGTtccatacatgcataatctatgagcagaattactgacTTAActcaattagccacgaaatccTTAGTTTGAAAGTGACTGTTGTCTGGAAGCCGTGTGGCACCACTTCCCCTACATTTCCCCCCATGTGGACCAGCCCCTAGCAATTTGAGTTCCAGCCAATAAGATTCAGCCcctcgccatttgagtgacagctagcaagaatCACACACAGTAGAGCAAGAAAGAGAGCAATGACATGGTTCACATATGATTTTTTtcagggaccacttttggctcgtgggtgctactttcagaactactcgCTAAAAAGAATACAAAAGTAATGGAGAATCCCTTTAAGATATtttatttctctccctcatgagggaaGATAAAAGTTCACAGACTTATAACAAGTAaatggtagacctaccaattagttagTGATTTACTGATATCAAATTCTCTTAtgaattattacgtgattaaaacTCGTCATTCTGTTACAAAATTAGTAACAGAATTACCAAAACAGTAATGGAATTACAGAtactgaattggctacaatgggaaatcgtAGCAGCCACAAACCACAAGTTGTGTCACCTGCTACTGTtttcccttccactggcatactgt
Coding sequences:
- the ghrl gene encoding ghrelin/obestatin prepropeptide, with amino-acid sequence MLLKRNTGLMILMLCTLALWAKSVSAGSSFLSPSQKPQGKGKPPRVGRRDIESFAELFEGPLHQEDKHNTIKAPFEMGITMSEEEFQEYGALLQKILQDVLGDTATAGALR